A genomic segment from Triticum dicoccoides isolate Atlit2015 ecotype Zavitan chromosome 1A, WEW_v2.0, whole genome shotgun sequence encodes:
- the LOC119306168 gene encoding solute carrier family 35 member F1-like isoform X1: MVTTEIKKKDARGLLLVLFLGQLLAFSMADASFASSFLANLGVDAPLTQSFFAYLLLTLVYVPILLRRRQKPRIPWYWYLALAFVDTQGGYLVVKAYQYSSITSVTLLDCWTVVWVIILTRYALGTRYSFWQFLGAGTCVAGLALVLLSDAKSPDEQDPGQMPLLGDALVIARTVCFAFSNVGEEYCVKKNDRVELVAMLGLFQLFISTIQIFIFERKSLEAIAWSPTMISSFAGYAIAIFTFTSISPFVLKMSGSTLFNLSLLTSDMWAVAIRLLFYQQQINWLYYVAFSVVAIGLIVYSLNESSPVDGTAKGTEAAAHYQQLPSEDSSTSGSNLDSQENKQLEAAHIC, encoded by the exons ATGGTCACcacggagatcaagaagaaggatgcGAGGGGTCTGCTGCTCGTGCTCTTCCTCGGCCAGCTCTTGGCCTTCTCCATGGCGGACGCCAGCTTCGCCTCGTCCTTCCTTGCCAATCTTG GAGTTGATGCACCACTCACGCAGTCCTTCTTCGCATACCTCCTGTTGACCTTAGTTTATGTACCAATCCTCTTGCGTCGACGACAGAAACCGCGG ATACCTTGGTATTGGTACCTAGCGCTGGCCTTCGTCGATACGCAGGGGGGCTATCTGG TTGTCAAGGCATACCAGTACTCATCGATCACCAGTGTAACATTGTTGGATTGTTGGACTGTTGTCTGGGTCATCATACTCACACGGTACGCACTAGGCACGAGATATTCTTTCTGGCAGTTTCTAGGGGCAGGGACCTGTGTGGCTGGACTAGCGCTTGTGCTCCTTTCAGATGCAAAATCTCCAGATGAGCAAG ATCCAGGTCAAATGCCACTTCTAGGGGATGCCCTTGTTATTGCCAGGACAGTTTGCTTTGCATTTAGCAATGTCGGGGAG GAATACTGTGTCAAGAAGAACGACCGAGTGGAACTTGTTGCGATGCTTGGACTATTTCAGTTGTTTATCAGTACAATTCAGAT ATTTATATTCGAAAGAAAGAGCCTAGAAGCAATTGCCTGGTCTCCAACAATG ATTAGTTCATTCGCTGGATATGCCATTGCAATATTTACGTTCACCTCCATTAGTCCATTTGTCCTTAAG ATGAGTGGATCAACGTTGTTTAATCTCTCACTCTTGACATCTGACATGTGGGCAGTAGCCATTCGACTATTGTTCTATCAACAACAG ATCAACTGGCTGTACTACGTAGCATTCTCAGTTGTGGCCATTGGATTAATCGTCTACTCACTGAA TGAGAGTTCTCCGGTCGATGGAACAGCTAAGGGTACAGAAGCGGCAGCTCACTATCAACAACTTCCAAGTGAGGATAGCTCAACAAGTGGTTCTAATTTGGACAGCCAAGAAAACAAGCAACTGGAAGCAGCTCACATCTGTTAG
- the LOC119306168 gene encoding solute carrier family 35 member F1-like isoform X2 — protein sequence MELPVRGFTLEGTLVLQIPWYWYLALAFVDTQGGYLVVKAYQYSSITSVTLLDCWTVVWVIILTRYALGTRYSFWQFLGAGTCVAGLALVLLSDAKSPDEQDPGQMPLLGDALVIARTVCFAFSNVGEEYCVKKNDRVELVAMLGLFQLFISTIQIFIFERKSLEAIAWSPTMISSFAGYAIAIFTFTSISPFVLKLLQMSGSTLFNLSLLTSDMWAVAIRLLFYQQQINWLYYVAFSVVAIGLIVYSLNESSPVDGTAKGTEAAAHYQQLPSEDSSTSGSNLDSQENKQLEAAHIC from the exons ATGGAACTTCCCGTACGTGGTTTCACTCTTGAGGGCACTCTTGTCTTGCAGATACCTTGGTATTGGTACCTAGCGCTGGCCTTCGTCGATACGCAGGGGGGCTATCTGG TTGTCAAGGCATACCAGTACTCATCGATCACCAGTGTAACATTGTTGGATTGTTGGACTGTTGTCTGGGTCATCATACTCACACGGTACGCACTAGGCACGAGATATTCTTTCTGGCAGTTTCTAGGGGCAGGGACCTGTGTGGCTGGACTAGCGCTTGTGCTCCTTTCAGATGCAAAATCTCCAGATGAGCAAG ATCCAGGTCAAATGCCACTTCTAGGGGATGCCCTTGTTATTGCCAGGACAGTTTGCTTTGCATTTAGCAATGTCGGGGAG GAATACTGTGTCAAGAAGAACGACCGAGTGGAACTTGTTGCGATGCTTGGACTATTTCAGTTGTTTATCAGTACAATTCAGAT ATTTATATTCGAAAGAAAGAGCCTAGAAGCAATTGCCTGGTCTCCAACAATG ATTAGTTCATTCGCTGGATATGCCATTGCAATATTTACGTTCACCTCCATTAGTCCATTTGTCCTTAAG CTCTTGCAGATGAGTGGATCAACGTTGTTTAATCTCTCACTCTTGACATCTGACATGTGGGCAGTAGCCATTCGACTATTGTTCTATCAACAACAG ATCAACTGGCTGTACTACGTAGCATTCTCAGTTGTGGCCATTGGATTAATCGTCTACTCACTGAA TGAGAGTTCTCCGGTCGATGGAACAGCTAAGGGTACAGAAGCGGCAGCTCACTATCAACAACTTCCAAGTGAGGATAGCTCAACAAGTGGTTCTAATTTGGACAGCCAAGAAAACAAGCAACTGGAAGCAGCTCACATCTGTTAG